cccgaactattgctTTAAGCTTTTCCAATCAACTCTCACAAACCTTATTTATTAAAAGCAGAGCAGACGAGCAGGTGAGTAAATGAATGAACAAGTCTTACCCAGAATGAGAAGAGTGAGTCCGTTGAACAAGGCACCGACGTATGTCAGGATCCACATGAGCACAGCAAACtggaagagagggaaaaaaacccacaaagacaCAAAAAATAGAAGCTAATCATCAACATTGTCATCTACAATTATCAGACTGAGAAATAAGACTCCTTGTTTATCGGATCGCATTTAAATCAGTCATCAAGAACGTACATCGCATTAGGTCAGAGTAGTAGTTGTTTGTCTGGCTTTATACTTCATTAACAACGTACTGAACACGTTTCTCTCCGTGTTCCTCTTCCTGAACCCGACCCAGAATTACACTTAAACAGAGCCCTGGGGTCGTTGTCATCTTCTTTCGACTTTTCCCCATTAGGGGTCTCCACAGCGGATGATGTCCCTGCACCTCTTCCTGACCTCTAtctttttctgttgcaccaaccgtcctcatgtcctccttcatcacatccataaatctcatttggtcttcctcttttccttctacctggcaactccatctccagtattcttttcccaatatatcctgcatctctcctctgtacgtgtccaaaccatctcaatctcgcctctctcacttttgccgcttttccactaccaacgcagctgagttgggctgagccgtgccgtgctgagtcgggctgagtcgagctgagtggggctgttggagttgcatttcgactacaaccgcgctgaaccgtgctggctggaagtgggtggacacattgggtggagttagcaaaagtgggtggacgtcacgtgatgtcgttaggcggcgcaaacagtgacatcagtgaccttttaagcggtagtctcacgacccggagagtaaacaataaacatggagtcgttagtgttgctggtcttggtgctgtggcttgttgtcaccgacaacgccaacagatactggcaagagcgtatagatgaggcgaagcgcataaggcttcagaaattctcgtaattcgtaattattcttcttccgggtttgcggtgtttacagatcccagcgtgctcgcggggcgtgtgtgggcatgtgaggacactcctcctcaccaatcagtgcacaggggagtgtctcctcacgcccctagccccacgcggctcggtttggctcgcttcagccccactccaaaaccgtgcgagttttgggtgctgggtagggctgaagcgagctgagtcgtgccgctctgaggtagtcgaaacgcgagccgtgtcgggctgaagtgagctgaaaaagggtagtggaaaagggccatttgtctcCAAGGTGCCCTACATGTGCCGTCCCTCTAATATACCTCCTCATTtctcatcctgtccaactttgtcactcccaatgagaatctcagcgccttcagctctgctccctccagttcaattcagcctcctgtctttttgtctccaAACTACACATCACTGCTTTTACTACTTTCTTCTACACTTTCCCTTTTTCACCCTGGGGTCATTTCCGATTTTCCAGAAGCTCCACTGTGgattttatttccatccagatcaAATGTACTGGTTTCTTTCTCGGTCCTTCTCTGAGGATATCACAGGACGAATTCGTGACTGATTTTCACCACACTCAGCACTCATTTGATCGCACGTGTCGCTTCGTGGCACACACATCAGTGATCCTCCCCAGATATTAAACCCTTCCCGaatcacaaaatgaaaaaaacggATGCTCATCATGTACTTCGTGATTGTTTTATCGTATTTTCAGATTGCTGCTAGAACTCAGGTTTTCCCCAAACTGAAATAACCACTTGAACCTACGCATGATCACATGACGCAAACATCCAAAACCATTGACAACACAACCAATAAACTGTTGCTGTCTGTATGCGAGAGCTTCGTCACTGAAGAGACGTGTCAAAATATTCATTACAGACATCCCTCTGATAAACTCATCTGATCTGAATAGGGCTCAAGAGAGGAGGAGTTGCAAATTTTATCGAAAGAGTTATGAACAATATTTTTTTCCACTGGACTACGCTGCAATTATTTGAGATTTTATCCACCTGGAATATTTTCTAAACGCAGTTGAGTACAGGAACCCGTTTCCGCAACAGATTTATTAGCAAATAAAGAGAGGAATAAAGCACACTGGAACatcctgttacaggaaaataattttTCCAAATAGGAAAAGCAAATCTTCCTTTAACACCAACACGAAGCGATTTATTCCTTGTCCTTAATGCACAATGCATATGATTTATTCTGTAAACAGAAATGAGATAATCAAACATGACCACATATGGAGGTTTACTCATGTATGGATTTGAAAAGATAATGATTTTTCTCACTTCCTTCTCTACTCCAACATCATCTCATTATTCatataaaagtaataaaataatcgTGTGCGCGTCATGATTTCTGAGATCCTCACCTTCAGGGAATCGACCAGGTCCTCAACCAGGAAGAGGCGGCGCAGCTCGTTGATGGCGGTGTTGATCCGGCCGAGGGCTATGTCGCTGTATTTGCGGACCACTTCATCAGGCAGAGAGACGTCCTGCTCCAGATATAGCCTGCACACAGACATCACCGAGGTGTAAAACATCACGTCCAAATCGAGTGTGTACAGAGCATGAGATCATCAGGACAACTTCTCTAGACACAtttcacacacatacaccctTCACTTATCCTACATATCCCATAATCCTGTGTGTTGACACTGAAAAAGCAGCTCTCTGAGGTCTCATTTCTATGACTAGTCAGAGAATATTCCGTCTCTTACACCTAACAAAACCTTCACACTGAGTGGCTGTATTTTAGAAATACCACGATGTCCTTCAGGCGTCGAAGCGCAATTCAAATCATTTGCAAATCTGCAGCAAGAATAAGTTCAAGATATTTTAATGCGCTATTGGGATGTTtttgtcactgattttttttttgggatgAAATTTTTATACTTAAATAAAATGATACAAGTATAAAAATTTCACAAAAAATAAATCAGGTGACTTCTGCtgctaaacttttttttaaattacaaaaacATCACAATATATAATAAACAGTAATGTACgtgtaaaaataaaattttttattttatttatttacacagaCATTAATTACACTCCGTGTTTCCTTCTGTAAATaaaatggtatttaaatgcagAAAATACCATATCAAATAGGgttttttattaaataaataaataaacccacacACAACGGCAACACTAATGTACTTTCAGGAAATTGCAAGCCCAAATATCAGGATACCCATCATGTATGGTAAAAGTCTTCAAAAGATCATGATACATTTCAGTCGTCTCACCTCGCCCTGAAAGGTCCATAATTAATTATACTCGCTGTGTAAAAGCTTATTTCCTTTTACTTTATTAAATGTCTCAGCTTTTTAAGAAGGATAAACGATGCTACAAAACATTTTCATTTTAAATCAACTCATTGAAAATTAACCTCATGTTCACAGACACTTGTGTATTTACAGGGAAACCTGATTCTACAATCACGATCAGCTCAAACACTCGTCATTATCCTGCATTGATGAGTTATCCCAGCTCAATCTGCGTCACTCACTTAAACGGGTGGCCTTCGTCGCTCTTCTGGATGGCCTGCAGCACCCCCTTGTATATCCTGAAGCTGATGGTGACGGAGAGCAGCGCCAGGGCCACGTAGGACAGCACGCTGATGATGCTGCACACACTGAGCGACAGCAGGAGCAGGAGGCTCGCTCCAAACACGATGCCCGAATTCTTCACATCGCGCCAGTACAGCAGCTCCACCACTGCAggcacagccacacacacagctctgAGCAAAACCATACATAACCAgacactttttttcccctccctcccccaaaaaaaacagGTTCAAATTTGAGTAGTGAGATGGCAATGACAAGAATATTTTAAACAATGAGCCCAAATGATAAATACGGGGAAATTAATATACAAACCAAATTAAACTTTTCATCTTTAAGAATCAGATTTAACACACTATCCATGTCAGAAACATTAATTTACTGTATTGTGTAGTTATCGTCTCCATACGTTACACATCTATACAGTACATGCCATCCAATATCCAAATTTGATCATTCAAGTCCCTTTATGATTAGGAAGTATGGACAAGACATGGACAGGGATGAgtaattaaaaggaaaaaaaaaaattacagattaCAGGAAGTTGGGTGTGGTTAGGGGTTTTAAAGCAAGGATCCATTTGAGTGACCATCTGTTTACAACACCCTTTATGATTATTAGTGGACTTCTGAAATTCAAGTAcctgaccccccccaaaaaaacagtcactgagaaggaggcgtggcctctgtttgGCCCAGTTACGAGGCAGGGCCTCTCCTGCTCCTCCTACAATTAATGAAAGAGTGGCCTGGTTCTGTAACTGTCAGTcaaggaggaggcgtggcctctgcaccCATTAGCCGGAGTTCAGAGGCGTGGCCTGCTTAATAGCCGCAGTGAAGAGGTTTGGCCTCTGAAGCAACCCAGGAGACCCCTGTGCTGTTTGAACAGACAAAGAAAtgaggtccccccccccctttaattTAAATCAAAATCAATGAAAGCAGCATCACTGCAACCCTTATAAAGTTCTTATTAACCCTTTCTGGCAGAACAAACATTCCAACTGGCTTATCGGACATTTTGaatcagaataaacaaactaaaatcattttattgccacaaatCTGTTATTAGATTCGATGGGACACTTGGATGCGTGTGTGTAGAGTATCGCAACACTGCTTAGCTATTGGTGAGCAGGGTGATGGGAAAGGGGAGCGGTGTGATGTGAACCATTCACACCTCTACAATAAAAAACACCGATACAGAACTAAATCAGAGCACCACTAAAGCCTTCTACAACTGCCACAATAAAATTATACACCACTTAAACCTATTCagccaagttaaaaaaaaaaaaactctatgaAAAACTAAATTCTTCAAGCCCCGAGTGTCTACATTCATATGAGCCTTTATCCCTGACTGTGGCATCTGACATCACAATTAATTAAATGCTGAACACAGGCAtagcccaaaatggagaaaaattctctttttactttttccagaggccaaaaaaaaaagctgaagataaatgaatgaacaTCTCAAGTGAAATCTCTCCATGAGGCTGCTGTTTGGTCTCCATCCTGCCTTGTTTTTGTGAGTTTGTTtaaaattgtgaaaacagtacagAAACCTCAGTGTAAAGTAAACCGTAACCTCATAACCTAATAATCTAAAGACTGAGGTGGAGCGAGGTCTACATGTTCGACCTTGGGCATATCTCCTCCTCCGACCTCGTTCGGCTTGAATAGGAGATCACTCCATGCCCAGAAACCTCGCTTGAGCCTGAACAAATAGACAGACATGTGTTGTGCGTGTGAAGTAATCTCCTCTTTCTGCTAGTGGGTCAGAAACGTGCTCAAAAGCACGAATACAACACACTCAGACTTGCGTCGCTCTGTTCAGTTACGGCTTTCACAACTTCAGCATGAATCCAAACCAATGTATAAGACAAAGAAAATGCGAATCATTTTGTCCTGGATGACATCACAAATCATCATTGTTTTATCAGTGTGCTAATTTTCTATTTATCACAAATTTCTATTCCATCAGATGAGGttacacacattaaaacagaGGAAATAAATCCACAGCAGAATTTATGACTGTAGCACTTGGACAACTTTGGTCACTCGAGAAAGGTCAAATCTACATTTCGACGTGAaaggggtcttttttttttttttgacctgctGTCTTGGAGACAAGTTTGACACCGAGGTGACAATGAAGACCGGCTGGTTTCAGCTCGAGTTCACAATTCAACAAGTCAAATATACTATACATAATGTCAAAGTCCAGTTTATTATTAGCTGAACAGAAATGAACATGACCTGTCGTCAGTCATTTTGCAGACACGCCCCCAAGACCTCTTCACATCCTCAGAACTCATTAAGAGGAGAATTTTGCACGTTTGCAGAGGTGTAACTTGGCTTTCAAGCAGCTTGAAAGTGATACCAGGACTGCATTTGCTAGCATCAACTCTAAGCCACCGCAAGTTTTGTGGGCGGAGTTGTGTGCGCATGGGTGGAAATGAgggagagtttaaaaaaaaataaactccaATTTCACTCCATCAGTTAGACACCTTTAAGTAGGTAAGATTAGCTCTCTCCAAGTAGGTGAAATCAATATCCAAATTAATTTTTActccggggcagcacggtggtgtagtggttagcgctgtcgcctcacagcaagaaggtccgggttcgagccccgtggctggcgagggcctttctgtgcggactttgcatgttctccccgtgggtttcctccgggtgctccggtttcccccacagtccaaagacatgcaggttaggttaactggtgactctaaattgaccgtaggtgtgaatgtgagtgtgaatggttgtctgtgtctatgtgtcagccctgtgatgacctggcgacttgtccagggtgtaccccgcctttcgcccgtagtcaactgggataggctccagcttgcctgcgaccctgtagaacaggataaagtggctagtagggttgggcggtattacggtaagaaggtatcccgaggtatccaaaagtaccaacggtatcggtctcattaccgtcatttaaaaaaaatatatataatatctaaataaatatggagtacatgaggtcataatataaaataataaattgaagatcatcccgaataactgtgtgatcgtattttcactaattctatcaatttcctaaagaagttctcaccgcgtgcagggttgtttatgtcgttaccatggcaaccctgcgtgacatttggagtctgacagaaagcttcgcaagagactgagaccgcggttgaaagatggcaagtcaagataacgagttagtggcaaaaaaaaaaaacaacccacatcggcagtgtggcagtattttggtttcaaaccaaacgaaaagggagagccagcaaacacagatgaagctgtgtgtaaagtatgtaagAAGACGGTCACGGCGCGAGAGGGGAACAAGTTATGttagatcaagacaacgttttaagcaaggtaaggccatttgattattaatttccccgccatggcatgacgtgggcccatatgattttgccttgtgcagctatcacgcatttgaattaggttcacctcatttgcgctgaatggtttatcgcgcagtctaaacggacttgggtgttggttgattctttttcttttcttttttttatttcccatgcttgaaagggtatgatcctgctcatcgtgtacttttttttgatggagtaggtgaaatagtgctgcaaatggcgtttcaacgcagacatgtgtaaacgacagttgaatgctattttcaagatgaaggaagagttgcgtgatgctttgaaatatctcttaatccattcatcaatgcacaaaattcgctttgctgcttaatccataccacaatgcacacaattcgctatgctgcttttaaatagtacatttgaggcataggcgcaggtctggacaaggtccgccggtataggcgcacgttacacagtaggccgaaacaaaatattttttttctcggtaataccgtataccccgggaaaacacagagacagtttaaaaggtatcaatttggataccgcccaaccctagtggctagagataatgagatgagaatttttacTCCTTGATCCCACCCATGATTTACATCATGTTAACAAAGCTCCACCCCTACAATCTATAGTAGCCTGCAGAGCAGTGTCCATAAACTGACTGACTGGGGGGACGGACACACCTTCTGGACCAATCAGGTTTCCAAATGGAGTTCTCTCAACCCTTTAAAGCTAGGGAAGGTAATTTTGGAGAACCCAGCAAGCATACACTAGATTTGGAAAATATTCAACCGAAAATTCCCACTTCAACCctccctccaaaacacatgaacacaCACTGCCTAGTTACTTCTGGAGGACGAGTCCACGAAAGAGCAAGTTGTGGGTAGGAGCACAGCGCATCATGTTATCCAACTCGCTCATGTCCGATTTGCAACGTAAGAGAACATTTAACTATCATAATGAACATAAAATATGGCTCTTGTTAGCGCTCACAGCTGTTGACTCACTCACTCGCTTTAGCAAGATCTCTGCATAGCCTTGTGAAAGACTCGCAGTCATCTGCAAGGAGAGCACAGATGGTATACATcatcctcatctcattatttctagccgctttatccttctacagggtcgcaggcaagctggagcccatcccagctgactacgggcgaaaggcggggtacaccctggacaagtcgccaggtcatcacagggctgacacatagacacagacaaccattcacactcacacctacggtcaatttagagtcaccagttaacctaacctgcatgtctttggactgtgggggaaaccggagcacccggaggaaacccacgcgcacacggggagaacatgcaaactctgcacagaaaggccctcgccggccacggggctcgaacccggaccttcttgctgtgaggcgacagcgctaaccactacaccaccgtgccgccccatataaaataataataatttcaagaaACACAACAAAAATGCTTACCCTGTCTTTAATATGCTTGTGCTGAGGCCATAGCATCATCCTTTATATTTTAATCATGTTTTGAGTTAACTTCCAGGTTATTTGTACAAGTAtgaaattttattaaaaaaaaaaaataggactaCTGCatccttaaagcatatatgcagaaccatggcctcatttttgtttataaatacctcgagacctcaagaatggcataggaatagttttaagcattaacaataaaactaatatagcaatttttatgattaaagtgatttatataggtagcagtctgagtgaatgaccttgacatccgtaacgtcacggcaggaagtctatcggtctcatcgccatttccgctatagacccttttcagtcacgtgaccttcgtaaacgcgaccgccattttggacatgtagtggacttcggctcgaatcagtttgaatgcgaggaaggcgacaaacgaaaaacataaaagaaaaaggagcgagatgcagaaaataccttcactatccagcgacgtagggcatttacagggcgagcagagggagaggtatttgcaaaaattgaggttagcaggcttagagaacgacgtttacctgcttccaccaggattgttcactgccggcttgctccaggagtgctccggccgaggttccggagcaagccggcgcgtgctgcttaatttgagggcaacctcggccggagcactccggagcaagccggcgcgcgctgcttaatttgagggcaacctcggccggagcactccggagcaagccggcgcgcgctgcttaatttgagggcaacctcggccggagcactccggagcaagctggcgcgcgctgcttagtttgaggggaacctcggccggagcactccgggagcaagccggcgcgcgctgcttaatttgagggggagcaagccggagcgcgctccggaacctcggacgttggctctggcagctatttacactggatccagtgtaaatagctgccggatcataattacagtaaactagtaaatacagtaaaggaaaaacttgagactgaaaggttttaacagtcatccaaatgactgaacgtaaacattgctgcagtaacatactagctactatgttgttgacattagctagtcaacaatagctactacagaagaacaaagaggttacaatgggttattttagcctatttggttacacactcgccgccacaaaatgttaacagcaatgtaatgccttttctggctaattttattcgtcttacctccaacaaagtggtcactacacaagcgttggtatgccgagggctgccaatttttcctgttaatggccgctatccatcttctcagtcgggatccgataaaataacaacccttgccttgtttgttgatggttactacatccaggtgcacaacaatatagtggcatgatggaagtcttgctgaaagtaaaaactttctttgctgccgttcctcaatgctggctgtggtaaactactggtagtacacgtccaaaatggtggccgcgtttgtcgtgacgtcacgtgaaaaggatcCATACTAAAACAcatctgactgcaactctgatcctccattttgagccaatttatctccatgccacgtagatgtgccagcaacatgaCAAAAGATGGATTTATGTtgcgttcatggcccaagaatgttcaaactgtaaagatTTGGAAGCATTTTGcgagttgttcacgggcacattgggtgcctatgaagtggtctctcctctgctctgcacattttactgaagactcgtacaaaacctctgatctgttgaggagtgttggctataagcccgtattgaaagagggtgcagtaccaacaattaaataaaactacaagaaaaggaaagctttttttttttaaaggaaagtgagtttaaaGTTGCACCAgtgcgagggttgttggtaaaacccaggacagaacatattgctcgggcagtgacctccccacggttgttgctaaaaccggtgacatcccattccgtcccgggttttattaATTGcccgagccaagcagtaatggcggcatactcagtatggagaatgagtggaccagcagtCTGATTTTCTcccctggatattgctgccatctcgcccttacgtggaagaagcaactgaaagtcagactgtttcaaaacaatcggccacaagatcggccttcatgaagcgagaacacagatgggtaagcgctgactcatttggatacaaaagttgtttacctgcatttagattaatacatgtaatttgTATGGTGTGAAAAATCAGACTGTGTGAAAATCAGACTGCTGGTCCACttattctccatactgagtatgccgccattactgctcggctcaggcaattactaaaacccgggacggaatgggatgtcaccggttttagcaacaaccgtggggaggtcactgaagATACcagtatagacctcttgcagtcacatgaccggaatgtaaacagccgccatcttgtcggtcaacaacacagctgaatactgctgcactcgtgtacaaaatggatcaatttcaaccgacggactacacggctcatttttctaatgaacagataactagatatatgtctaaaataaacgacctacagattagtgacccttatcgattaccggacgtagttttcacgaccgtgtcagtggatattgaactgccagaggtggaatacccagatgtgtataattacctcattcactttcccctcgctgttcagtggtgaagcaccgcatgcttataaatctcttgacagttatctttacagaaattcaggatttgtcagcccccctcagatgtggcatcttgtaaacaagaaaataatcctcattggacgggtaagtcacttaagtattgagtactagtactgatactagatataaatcagtagtatctagtatagcactgaccagccgattatagaatagaataaggtaattccagctgtaattccaaatcgtccgtcttgtttaccatggatctgacgttggagaggtagaggcttggcagtggaggtttgagtggctgttttctgaacttagtcaacaggccggccctGCAGCCttccttttgcttcctctcccgacgccgccttcttcgcctgccagacccgataattcACGAAGAccacgctggtctcgctatctcgtccggaatgttgtggatgcgatggaaatcgctacaaaccgtcattttctgctggaaaccaatgttcagcaagtccatacggttatagtggatattgaagtccggtacagacgaacaacacgcaaaaatacacacaaaaaaaacgtgcacaggtagggagagcttgtagccgcagcatccccatcatgcgctgccatatccactattatggctga
This Neoarius graeffei isolate fNeoGra1 chromosome 3, fNeoGra1.pri, whole genome shotgun sequence DNA region includes the following protein-coding sequences:
- the rtn4b gene encoding reticulon-4b isoform X4, coding for MDAKQVVELLYWRDVKNSGIVFGASLLLLLSLSVCSIISVLSYVALALLSVTISFRIYKGVLQAIQKSDEGHPFKLYLEQDVSLPDEVVRKYSDIALGRINTAINELRRLFLVEDLVDSLKFAVLMWILTYVGALFNGLTLLILGLVAMFTFPVVYEKHQAQIDHYIALVRNQVKDIVGKIQAKIPGAKKKAE
- the rtn4b gene encoding reticulon-4b isoform X3; this encodes MDNHDKKACQPSPNWRDKVVELLYWRDVKNSGIVFGASLLLLLSLSVCSIISVLSYVALALLSVTISFRIYKGVLQAIQKSDEGHPFKLYLEQDVSLPDEVVRKYSDIALGRINTAINELRRLFLVEDLVDSLKFAVLMWILTYVGALFNGLTLLILGLVAMFTFPVVYEKHQAQIDHYIALVRNQVKDIVGKIQAKIPGAKKKAE